In one Poecilia reticulata strain Guanapo linkage group LG8, Guppy_female_1.0+MT, whole genome shotgun sequence genomic region, the following are encoded:
- the cdip1 gene encoding cell death-inducing p53-target protein 1 isoform X2 yields the protein MSSDPPPPYPGGPSAPLIEEKNGQPETVRTTQPQGQPLLPDYGPPPYEGPQPGFLPPHVPGEGPMPMPMPPPMQGGPYPLPPGHFGQPVPGQMGPGPSHFVHVGSHTATVLAPPGAATTVTVLQGEMFQTSPVQTVCPHCQQAIITRISHDVGLMNTLFCLFCFFVGCDLGCCLIPCLIDDLKDVTHTCPNCKGYIYTYKRIC from the exons ATGTCCAGTGACCCTCCCCCTCCGTACCCCGGAGGTCCCAGTGCCCCCCTCATTGAGGAAAAGAATGGACAACCTG aAACAGTAAGAACTACTCAGCCACAAGGACAGCCCCTACTTCCAGATTATGGCCCTCCCCCCTATGAAGGTCCACAGCCAGGCTTCCTACCGCCACATGTTCCAGGAGAAGGGCCCATGCCCATGCCCATGCCTCCACCAATGCAAG GTGGGCCATACCCACTGCCTCCAGGTCACTTCGGTCAGCCAGTTCCGGGACAGATGGGTCCGGGTCCCAGTCACTTTGTCCATGTGGGAAGTCACACGGCGACCGTCCTGGCTCCTCCGGGTGCAGCCACCACTGTGACGGTACTGCAGGGCGAAATGTTCCAGACGTCGCCGGTGCAGACCGTGTGTCCRCACTGTCAGCAGGCCATCATCACCCGCATCTCTCATGATGTCGGGCTCATGAACACACTCTTCTGcctcttctgtttctttgtaGG GTGTGACCTCGGCTGCTGCTTGATTCCCTGCCTGATTGATGACCTCAAGGATGTGACACAYACCTGTCCTAACTGTAAGGGCTACATCTACACATACAAGCGCATCTGCTAA
- the cdip1 gene encoding cell death-inducing p53-target protein 1 isoform X1 — translation MSSDPPPPYPGGPSAPLIEEKNGQPETVRTTQPQGQPLLPDYGPPPYEGPQPGFLPPHVPGEGPMPMPMPPPMQGMAYPPPPGHFAHPMPPQMQGGPYPLPPGHFGQPVPGQMGPGPSHFVHVGSHTATVLAPPGAATTVTVLQGEMFQTSPVQTVCPHCQQAIITRISHDVGLMNTLFCLFCFFVGCDLGCCLIPCLIDDLKDVTHTCPNCKGYIYTYKRIC, via the exons ATGTCCAGTGACCCTCCCCCTCCGTACCCCGGAGGTCCCAGTGCCCCCCTCATTGAGGAAAAGAATGGACAACCTG aAACAGTAAGAACTACTCAGCCACAAGGACAGCCCCTACTTCCAGATTATGGCCCTCCCCCCTATGAAGGTCCACAGCCAGGCTTCCTACCGCCACATGTTCCAGGAGAAGGGCCCATGCCCATGCCCATGCCTCCACCAATGCAAG GTATGGCCTACCCACCACCTCCAGGTCACTTTGCTCATCCAATGCCTCCACAAATGCAAG GTGGGCCATACCCACTGCCTCCAGGTCACTTCGGTCAGCCAGTTCCGGGACAGATGGGTCCGGGTCCCAGTCACTTTGTCCATGTGGGAAGTCACACGGCGACCGTCCTGGCTCCTCCGGGTGCAGCCACCACTGTGACGGTACTGCAGGGCGAAATGTTCCAGACGTCGCCGGTGCAGACCGTGTGTCCRCACTGTCAGCAGGCCATCATCACCCGCATCTCTCATGATGTCGGGCTCATGAACACACTCTTCTGcctcttctgtttctttgtaGG GTGTGACCTCGGCTGCTGCTTGATTCCCTGCCTGATTGATGACCTCAAGGATGTGACACAYACCTGTCCTAACTGTAAGGGCTACATCTACACATACAAGCGCATCTGCTAA
- the polr3k gene encoding DNA-directed RNA polymerase III subunit RPC10: protein MLLFCPTCGNVLIVEEGQRCLRFACNTCPYVHNITRKVNNRKYPKLKEVDDVLGGAAAWENVDSTAETCPKCEHPRAYFMQIQTRSADEPMTTFYKCCNAQCGHRWRD from the exons ATGCTACTGTTTTGCCCCACCTGTGGGAATGTTTTAATCGTCGAAGAAGGACAACGATGTTTGAGATTCGCTTGTAACACTTGTCCATATGTACACAACATCACCAGAAAG GTAAATAACAGAAAGTATCCCAAGCTAAAAGAGGTGGATGATGTCCTTGGTGGCGCTGCAGCGTGGGAGAACGTGGATTCAACCGCAG AAACGTGTCCAAAGTGTGAGCATCCCCGGGCttatttcatgcagatccagaCCAGATCAGCAGACGAGCCGATGACGACTTTCTACAAATGCTGCAATGCACAGTGTGGACATAGATGGAGAGATTGA
- the snrnp25 gene encoding U11/U12 small nuclear ribonucleoprotein 25 kDa protein — protein MEVEESLSTGGERGIVLQDEEVKKEKDEEPTADTEEEDEDALPHSEILDIFEEGLARLVQDPLLCDLPIQVTLEEVNSQIALEYGQAMTVKVLKADGEIMPIVVVQNATVLDLKKAICRFMELKQQREGGVKHIGWRYVWRTYHLIFQGEKLEDDTMRLKDYGIRNRDEVTFMKRLRKK, from the exons atggaggtggaggagagtcTAAGCACTGGAGGTGAGAGGGGGATTGTTCTTCAGGATGAGGAGGTGAAAAAGGAGAAAGACGAGGAACCAACTGCTgacacagaggaggaagatgaagatgcTCTCCCGCATTCAGAGATCCTGGATATCTTCGAGGAGGGACTGGCTCGACTTGTGCAGGACCCTTTACTCTGTGATTTGCCAATACAG GTGACCCTGGAAGAGGTGAATTCCCAGATTGCCTTGGAATATGGCCAGGCGATGACTGTGAAGGTTTTAAAAGCAGATGGTGAAATAATGC CCATTGTGGTTGTCCAGAATGCGACAGTCCTCGATCTGAAGAAGGCCATTTGCAGATTTATGGAGTTGAAACAGCAGCGAGAAGGCGGCGTGAAACATATCGGCT GGAGATATGTTTGGAGAACTTACCATCTGATATTTCAAGGCGAGAAACTTGAAGATGACACAATGAGGCTCAAAGA ttatGGGATCAGGAACAGAGATGAAGTGACGTTTATGAAGAGACTCAGGAAGAAGTGA